GTTCGGACTGGTGGCGGCGGTGTTCACCCAGGACGGCGACCGCGCGTTGCGGGTGAGCCGGCAGATCCGGGCCGGCGCCGTCTTCGTCAACAACTATGTCCGGATCGCGATTGGCACCGGATTCGGCGGGGTCGGCCACAGCGGATTCGGACGCGAGCACGCCGAGGAGACGCTGGCCGAATACGGCTACACCAAGACGATTCGGTGGGCCGCCAAGCGCGATGAGCTGCCCTACTGGACCGCGGCCAGCCGCGTGCTGGAGACCTGAGGACAACCCGGTGCGGACCATCGCACTCGAAGAGCATTACGCCACAGCGGGATTCCTGCGCGGGCCGGGGAGCTGGCTTGTCTCGCGCGCGGGCGTGATCGAGGCCATCGCCGATCTCGGCGACGACCGCATCGCCGCGATGGACGATGCGGGTATCGATCTGGCGGTGCTGTCGCTGGCCGCGCCCGGCGTCGAGCAGCTGGACGGCTCGAAAGCCGCCCCGCTGGCCCGCGAATGCAACGACGAACTCGCGGCGGCGGTCGCCCGGTACCCCGAGCGCCTGGCGGGCTTCGCGAGCGTGCCGACCAGCGCGCCCGACGCGGCGGCCGACGAATTGGAGCGGGCGATGCGCAAGCTGGGCTTCCTGGGCGCGGTGATCAACGGGCACAGCCAAGGTCGCTATCTGGACGACCCGTTCTTCGAGCCGATTCTCGATCGCGCGGCGACGCTCAACGCTCCGATCTATCTGCACCCGACCATCCCGCCGGCGGGTGTCATCGAGTCCAGCTATGCGGGGTTCTCCCCCGAGGTGACGTTCGCATTCGCCACGGTGGGGTGGGGCTGGCACATCAACACCGCCACACACCTGCTGCGGCTGATTCTCGGTGGCGTGTTCGACCGCTACCCGCAGTTGCAGGTCGTGATCGGGCACATGGGTGAGGCGACGTCGTTCATGTTGCCGCGCTTCGACGCCACGCTGACGCCGGAACTGACCGGACTCGAACACCCGGTCAGCACCTACCTGCGGCGCAACGTGCACTACACCTTTGCCAACTTCAACGACGAAGCGACATACGCCAATCTGGTCGCTCAGGTCGGGATCGACCGAGTGGCGTTCTCGGCCGACTACCCGTTCGGGTCGATGAAGGCCGCCCGCGCGTTCCTGGATGGGCTCCCGCTGAGCGACGACGACCGGGCCAGCATCAGCCATCGCAACGCCGAGAAGCTGCTGGGTCTATGACTTAGCCCGGCTCGTCGACGTCGTGGCCGCCGGCGAGGTCACCGCAGTCGACGATCTCGACGTCGTGGCGGCCGCGCAGATACGCCCCGGCGCCGTTGTCTCCGGAGATCCGGGCCAGCACCTCGGGCCAGTGCCGGCGCGCGATCACCACCGGATGCCCGGGCCGGTCGCCGAAGTACGCGCGCGCCAGTCCGGTGTCGGTGACGCGGCCGAGCACCCGCGCGACGACGTCGGGCCCCACATCGGGAGTGTCGATCACGTGCACCACGGCGTAGTCGGCACCCATCCGGTCGGCCTCGGCCAGGCCGGCGCGCACCGACGCGCTGAGCCCCTCGTGCCATTGCGGCGCGGTGATGGCCGTAACGCCGGGCGGGGCCGCTACCTCGGCGGCCCCCAGGACCAGGACGACGTCGGAACATCCCCCGTCGCGCAGCGCCCCGACCGCGATGTCCAGCCAGCCGTCGACCAAGACTTTTGGCTTCCCGTACCGGCGGCCGGCACCGGCGGCCAGCAAGACTCCGACGTGGCGTGGCGGATCGGTGAACTGCGGTAACCGCACTCTCCTATGATGACATTCACCTTCTCGCTCACCGACAGCCCAATGGAGCGATATGACTCAGGATGTGCAAGGGGCGGCCAGCGCCCCGGCGCCCCGCTATGCCGGGACCCGGGTGCAGCGGGTCGAGGATGGCCGGTTGCTGACCGGCCACGGCACCTTCGTCGACGACATCTCGCGGCCCGGCATGCTGCACGCCTGCTTTGTGCGCAGCCCGTTCGCCCGTGCCCGGATCAACGGTATCGATGCCGCCGCGGCGCTGCAGCTGCCCGGCGTGCATGCGGTGTTCACCGCAGCCGACCTCAACGCCGAAGTCAAGGAGTCCTGGCACGCCGTCGCCGGTAAGGACGTCGCGGACACCCCGCGGCCACCGCTCGCCGAGGGCGAGGCGAAGTTCGTCGGCGACCCGGTCGCGCTGATCGTCGCCGAGAGCCGCTACGTCGCCGAGGACGCGCTCGAACTGGTCGACGTCGACTACGAGCCGTTGCCCGCGGTTTCCGACTTCACCGCAGCGCAGACCTCCGACGTGCTGGTGCACGAGAGCTACGCCGACAACGTCGCGGGCGGGATGGGCGGCGCGCCGCCGGACGAAGCGATCTTCGGCTCGGCTGCCTACGTGGTGAAAGAGGAGATCTACCAACAGATT
The Mycobacterium sp. 050128 genome window above contains:
- a CDS encoding amidohydrolase family protein, with product MRTIALEEHYATAGFLRGPGSWLVSRAGVIEAIADLGDDRIAAMDDAGIDLAVLSLAAPGVEQLDGSKAAPLARECNDELAAAVARYPERLAGFASVPTSAPDAAADELERAMRKLGFLGAVINGHSQGRYLDDPFFEPILDRAATLNAPIYLHPTIPPAGVIESSYAGFSPEVTFAFATVGWGWHINTATHLLRLILGGVFDRYPQLQVVIGHMGEATSFMLPRFDATLTPELTGLEHPVSTYLRRNVHYTFANFNDEATYANLVAQVGIDRVAFSADYPFGSMKAARAFLDGLPLSDDDRASISHRNAEKLLGL
- a CDS encoding nucleotidyltransferase family protein yields the protein MRLPQFTDPPRHVGVLLAAGAGRRYGKPKVLVDGWLDIAVGALRDGGCSDVVLVLGAAEVAAPPGVTAITAPQWHEGLSASVRAGLAEADRMGADYAVVHVIDTPDVGPDVVARVLGRVTDTGLARAYFGDRPGHPVVIARRHWPEVLARISGDNGAGAYLRGRHDVEIVDCGDLAGGHDVDEPG